In a single window of the Rhopalosiphum padi isolate XX-2018 chromosome 1, ASM2088224v1, whole genome shotgun sequence genome:
- the LOC132923294 gene encoding ubiquinol-cytochrome-c reductase complex assembly factor 1, producing the protein MLLVPMRNILTFQARSVCIAIKSNGSIYPNNTNFVISKRHAVTDFVSVKTKSKVSEFIDRFQIMNPLNKSKYEANSWILYEKLVDQIPFDQIMSKLNLPDTFNSWFIITELHLWMIFVRLMNEGTKGTMIRNFLMEALWNDVEFRSKKLATVSSDVRHRQIKELSDQLRGALVGYDEGWLSNDMVLASMVWRRVFNKECNDPEQIELVVKYIRKQMSILQLQTFDSLFTKKDVKWIKFV; encoded by the exons ATG ttgCTTGTGCCGATgagaaatattttgactttccAAGCTAGATCAGTTTGTATTGCTATAAAATCAAATGGCTCAATATAtccaaataatacaaattttgtaatCTCAAAACGCCATGCTGTCACAGATTTTGTTAGTGTTAAAACTAAAAGTAAGGTTTCTGAATTTATTGACAGATTTCAAATAATGAATCCGCTAAATAAGTCA aaatatgaaGCAAATAGTtggattttatatgaaaaattggTTGATCAAATTCCTTTTGATCAGATCATGtcaa AACTTAACTTACCAGATACATTCAATTCATGGTTTATTATAACAGAACTTCACTTATGGATGATATTTGTACGTTTAATGAATGAAGGTACTAAAGGAACTATGATTAGAAATTTTCTCATGGAAGCATTATGGAATGATGTTGAATTTCGTTCTAAAAAATTAGCAACT gtAAGTTCAGATGTTCGGCATCGACAAATAAAGGAATTGAGTGATCAGTTACGAGGAGCATTAGTAGGTTATGATGAAGGATGGCTCAGTAATGATATGGTCTTAGCTAGTATGGTATGGCGTAGAGTATTCAATAAAGAATGTAATGACCCAGAACAAATTGAATTAGTAGTGAAATATATCAGGAaacag aTGTCCATTCTTCAATTGCAAACATTTGAtagtttatttacaaaaaaagatGTCAAATGGATAAAATTTGTATAG
- the LOC132923277 gene encoding embryonic polarity protein dorsal-like isoform X1 translates to MDLNDNQSNIPDLHLSDVIEVIEEHVRTDTVQQMDGPSSNNGRRPIATPYIKIVEQPASKALRFRYECEGRSAGSIPGVNSTTENKTYPTIQIVGYKGRAVVVVSCVTKDRPFRPHPHNLVGRDNCKRGICTIEINNESMTASFQNLGIQCVKRKDIDEALKVREEIRVDPFRTGFSHKDNPTSIDLNAVRLCFQAFLGGTQKGKYSILEPIVSDPIYDKKAMSDLVICRLSDAAASVVGGREIILLCEKVTKDDIQVRFFEEKDGVCTWEGYADFQPSDVHKQVAISFRTPKYKVMQIDGPINVWIQLKRPTDGMCSEARPFLFTPVDSDPAMLKRKRQKLSSESELLRQLQSDPRLMAQPSNFIDGMVIDQLSISVKEEPETSPNPYSGLYPLPNSSVLGQHSPMYNSRTPSPLEYQFPNVNSSSMFGQNTLLKTNIIRPPTGIQTNCGTISGCTITEVCPTLNSQNTSSQKNYAPPTTITITPLPCPTEGNNEPNLMETTFSSLDRLDSSDLREFTLLEDSEHVLSANLSASLHLAENSAQGKPDEEIVVQENINMSDSFDRIADNTLNEFCEIYTKRN, encoded by the exons ATGGATCTGAATGATAATCAATCTAATATCCCCGATCTCCATCTTAGTGATGtca tcGAGGTCATTGAAGAGCACGTAAGAACTGACACTGTGCAACAAATGGACGGTCCATCATCAAATAATGGGCGAAGACCAATAGCTACACCATATATCAAAATAGTTGAACAGCCTGCATCAAAAGCTTTGAGGTTTAGATATGAGTGTGAAGGTAGATCAGCTGGAAGTATACCCGGAGTTAATAGCACTACTGAAAATAAAACCTACCCAACAATTCAA ATAGTGGGGTATAAAGGGAGAGCAGTTGTTGTTGTATCCTGTGTCACAAAAGACAGACCATTTCGACCTCATCCTCATAACCTTGTAGGACGTGACAACTGTAAAAGAGGAATTTGTACTATTGAAATCAATAATGAATCAATGACAGCAAGTTTTCAAAACTTAGGAATACAATGTGTAAAAAGAAAAGATATAGATGAGGCTCTCAAAGTACGAGAAGAAATAAGAGTAGATCCATTTAGGA ctggATTTTCACATAAAGATAACCCAACTTCAATTGACTTAAATGCAGTAAGGTTATGTTTTCAAGCATTTCTAGGTGGTACACAAAAAGGAAAATATAGTATCCTTGAACCAATTGTATCAGATCCTATTTATGATAAAA aagcgATGTCGGATTTAGTGATATGTAGATTAAGTGATGCAGCAGCTTCAGTTGTAGGTGGTAgagaaatcatattattatgtgaaaaagTTACAAAag aTGATATCCAAGTAAGATTCTTTGAGGAAAAAGATGGTGTATGTACTTGGGAAGGTTATGCTGATTTTCAACCTTCAGATGTACATAAACAAGTGGCTATTAGTTTTAGGACTCCGAAGTATAAAGTAATGCAG attgaTGGTCCAATAAATGTATGGATTCAGTTAAAACGACCTACAGATGGCATGTGTAGTGAAGCTCGTCCATTTTTGTTCACTCCGGTTGATTCAG ATCCAGCCATGTTGAAAAGGAAAAGACAGAAATTATCTAGCGAAAGTGAACTTTTGAGGCAATTACAGAGTGACCCTA gaCTTATGGCTCAACCTTCTAATTTTATCGATGGAATGGTTATTGACCAATTGTCTATTTCTGTCAAAGAAGAACCAG aaACTAGTCCCAATCCTTATAGTGGTTTATATCCACTTCCAAATTCAAGTGTTCTTGGTCAACATTCACCTATGTATAACTCGAGAACACCTTCGCCACTTGAATACCAGTTCCCAAATGTAAATTCTAGCTCAATGTTTGGGCAGAATACATTACTGAAGACCAATATTATTCGACCACCtacag GGATTCAAACTAATTGTGGCACAATCAGTGGTTGTACTATTACAGAAGTATGTCCTACACTTAATAGTCAAAATACATCAtctcaaaaaaattatgctCCACCAACAACCATAACTATAACACCTTTACCATGTCCAACAGAAGGCAATAATGAGCCTAATCTTATGGAAACTACATTCTCAAGTTTAGATCGTTTAGATTCTAGTGATTTGAGGGAATTTACCTTGTTGGAAGACAGTGAACACGTGTTGTCAGCTAATTTGTCAGCTAGTTTACATTTAGCTGAGAATAGTGCTCAAGGAAAGCCTGATGAAGAAATAGTAGttcaagaaaatataaatatgtcggACAGTTTTGATAGGATTGCCGACAATACTCTCAATGAATTCTGTGAGATTTACACCAAacgtaattaa
- the LOC132923277 gene encoding embryonic polarity protein dorsal-like isoform X2: protein MDGPSSNNGRRPIATPYIKIVEQPASKALRFRYECEGRSAGSIPGVNSTTENKTYPTIQIVGYKGRAVVVVSCVTKDRPFRPHPHNLVGRDNCKRGICTIEINNESMTASFQNLGIQCVKRKDIDEALKVREEIRVDPFRTGFSHKDNPTSIDLNAVRLCFQAFLGGTQKGKYSILEPIVSDPIYDKKAMSDLVICRLSDAAASVVGGREIILLCEKVTKDDIQVRFFEEKDGVCTWEGYADFQPSDVHKQVAISFRTPKYKVMQIDGPINVWIQLKRPTDGMCSEARPFLFTPVDSDPAMLKRKRQKLSSESELLRQLQSDPRLMAQPSNFIDGMVIDQLSISVKEEPETSPNPYSGLYPLPNSSVLGQHSPMYNSRTPSPLEYQFPNVNSSSMFGQNTLLKTNIIRPPTGIQTNCGTISGCTITEVCPTLNSQNTSSQKNYAPPTTITITPLPCPTEGNNEPNLMETTFSSLDRLDSSDLREFTLLEDSEHVLSANLSASLHLAENSAQGKPDEEIVVQENINMSDSFDRIADNTLNEFCEIYTKRN from the exons ATGGACGGTCCATCATCAAATAATGGGCGAAGACCAATAGCTACACCATATATCAAAATAGTTGAACAGCCTGCATCAAAAGCTTTGAGGTTTAGATATGAGTGTGAAGGTAGATCAGCTGGAAGTATACCCGGAGTTAATAGCACTACTGAAAATAAAACCTACCCAACAATTCAA ATAGTGGGGTATAAAGGGAGAGCAGTTGTTGTTGTATCCTGTGTCACAAAAGACAGACCATTTCGACCTCATCCTCATAACCTTGTAGGACGTGACAACTGTAAAAGAGGAATTTGTACTATTGAAATCAATAATGAATCAATGACAGCAAGTTTTCAAAACTTAGGAATACAATGTGTAAAAAGAAAAGATATAGATGAGGCTCTCAAAGTACGAGAAGAAATAAGAGTAGATCCATTTAGGA ctggATTTTCACATAAAGATAACCCAACTTCAATTGACTTAAATGCAGTAAGGTTATGTTTTCAAGCATTTCTAGGTGGTACACAAAAAGGAAAATATAGTATCCTTGAACCAATTGTATCAGATCCTATTTATGATAAAA aagcgATGTCGGATTTAGTGATATGTAGATTAAGTGATGCAGCAGCTTCAGTTGTAGGTGGTAgagaaatcatattattatgtgaaaaagTTACAAAag aTGATATCCAAGTAAGATTCTTTGAGGAAAAAGATGGTGTATGTACTTGGGAAGGTTATGCTGATTTTCAACCTTCAGATGTACATAAACAAGTGGCTATTAGTTTTAGGACTCCGAAGTATAAAGTAATGCAG attgaTGGTCCAATAAATGTATGGATTCAGTTAAAACGACCTACAGATGGCATGTGTAGTGAAGCTCGTCCATTTTTGTTCACTCCGGTTGATTCAG ATCCAGCCATGTTGAAAAGGAAAAGACAGAAATTATCTAGCGAAAGTGAACTTTTGAGGCAATTACAGAGTGACCCTA gaCTTATGGCTCAACCTTCTAATTTTATCGATGGAATGGTTATTGACCAATTGTCTATTTCTGTCAAAGAAGAACCAG aaACTAGTCCCAATCCTTATAGTGGTTTATATCCACTTCCAAATTCAAGTGTTCTTGGTCAACATTCACCTATGTATAACTCGAGAACACCTTCGCCACTTGAATACCAGTTCCCAAATGTAAATTCTAGCTCAATGTTTGGGCAGAATACATTACTGAAGACCAATATTATTCGACCACCtacag GGATTCAAACTAATTGTGGCACAATCAGTGGTTGTACTATTACAGAAGTATGTCCTACACTTAATAGTCAAAATACATCAtctcaaaaaaattatgctCCACCAACAACCATAACTATAACACCTTTACCATGTCCAACAGAAGGCAATAATGAGCCTAATCTTATGGAAACTACATTCTCAAGTTTAGATCGTTTAGATTCTAGTGATTTGAGGGAATTTACCTTGTTGGAAGACAGTGAACACGTGTTGTCAGCTAATTTGTCAGCTAGTTTACATTTAGCTGAGAATAGTGCTCAAGGAAAGCCTGATGAAGAAATAGTAGttcaagaaaatataaatatgtcggACAGTTTTGATAGGATTGCCGACAATACTCTCAATGAATTCTGTGAGATTTACACCAAacgtaattaa
- the LOC132930413 gene encoding mediator of RNA polymerase II transcription subunit 17, translating to MAYSTSVNISIETQAENIIQEISYDGQEIYQPALSMSDNLSKLAQRIDFSKVDEDTTKQQEVEIKSEEESKEPSPNVPVSGWIDSVVSKLKRAATEICVISDVLAVTKEKRYMILDPIPTDSIETKPMAQIYLRKKALASASNIIMSAVDRLRSSQNEFIRNRTTPDFHIELLRLRQNWRLKKVSTAIIGDLSYKTAGSKFGQSGMFEVTKAEDDIQSNSGISSSSPSSSPGQNVSITKSPSALRVTVPTELQGVSYIMVLCQKDQENIFNTSFNLLGSAPATPNPDMHWQQKLEAAQNVLFCKELFNQLAKEAVQLQATIPHMVVGNQISATVFPGIQLIIGLCHSSTNGNPNTILPSKTDHDHVLEHSLHQLLREVHHRNTHQPFPHPSSGPLGPSKRRAVAGPNAADRFELLEISKSQTLLEQIIEQAQHFFMRLRTEYVIDTLAKEVKDPIIISHWNSLNSPTQACVKVTIVSHGFDCICRTSLVVHVMKKSLKCICRDGRVMYLSYEPQELRDLIFCQIYQHQIMGVQSVAKTQGWQFLASSSHLGLGPVEPMGNASSCLLASPIGDRLISVKCEPQGNVSVSIAHSPKKDFFGGQLVKERKWENLGGSFKKVRWDKMEGKNFLNKIELLMASLTNST from the exons atgGCGTATTCTACAAGTGTGAATATAAGTATTGAAACACAAGCCGAAAATATAATCCAGGAAATTTCATATGATGGACAGGAAATCTATCAACC GGCATTGTCTATGTCTGACAATTTGTCAAAGCTTGCACAGAGAATTGACTTCAGTAAGGTTGATGAGGATACTACTAAACAACAAGAAGTGGAGATTAAAAGTGAAGAAGAATCCAAAGAGCCATCTCCCAATGTCCCTGTATCTGGGTGGATTGATTCAGTAGTTTCTAAACTAAA gAGAGCAGCAACAGAGATATGTGTTATATCAGATGTGTTAGCTGTTACAAAAGAAAAACGATACATGATACTTGATCCAATTCCTACTGATTCAATTGAAACCAAACCAATGGCTCAAATTTATCTTCGTAAAAAG gcATTAGCTAGtgcttcaaatattataatgtctgcTGTAGACCGATTAAGAAGTAGTCAGAATGAATTTATAAGAAACCGAACTACTCCTGATTTTCATATTGAGTTATTAAGACTACGACAAAATTGGAGATTGAAAAAAGTTTCTACAGCTATTATTGGTGACTTAAGTTATAAAacag CTGGTTCAAAATTTGGACAGAGTGGTATGTTTGAAGTTACAAAAGCAGAAGATGATATTCAATCAAATTCTGGAATTTCTTCCAGTAGCCCGTCATCGTCTCCCGGTCAAAATGTTTCAATCACTAAATCACCATCAGCGCTTAGAGTAACTGTTCCTACTGAACTACAGGGAGTATCTTACATAATGGTTTTATGCCAAAAAG ACCAagagaatatttttaacacttcATTTAATCTACTGGGCTCAGCTCCAGCTACTCCTAATCCGGATATGCATTGGCAACAAAAATTAGAAGCTGctcaaaatgtattgttttgtaAAGAATTATTTAATCAGCTTGCCAAAGAAGCAGTTCAATTGCAAGCAACTATACCACATATGGTTGTTGGAAATCAAATTTCAGCTACA gtatttcCTGGTATTCAGTTAATTATCGGATTATGTCATAGTTCAACAAATGGTAACCCTAATACTATTTTACCATCTAAAACTGATCATGATCATGTACTAGAACACTCTCTGCATCAACTTTTAAGAGAAGTGCACCATAGAAATACTCATCAACCATTTCCACATCCTTCTTCTGGACCTTTAGGTCCAAGTAAACGTCGTGCAGTGGCTGGACCTAATGCTGCTGATCGTTTTGAATTATTAGAAATCTCTaaaag cCAAACTTTATTAGAACAAATTATAGAACAAGCTCAACACTTTTTTATGAGATTACGTACAGAATATGTTATTGATACACTAGCTAaagaa GTTAAAGATCCAATTATAATTTCACATTGGAATTCATTGAACTCCCCAACACAAGCTTGTGTTAAAGTTACTATTGTTTCACACGGGTTTGATTGTATTTGTCGAACTTCATTAGTCGTGCATGTAatgaaaaaatcgttaaaatgtatttgccGAGATGGTCGAGTAATGTATTTATCATATGAACCACAAGAATTAAGAGATCTCATTTTTTGTCaa ATTTATCAACATCAAATAATGGGAGTACAGTCAGTAGCTAAAACACAAGGATGGCAATTCTTAGCTAGTTCTTCTCACCTTGGTCTTGGACCAGTTGAGCCTATGGGAAATGCCAGCTCATGTCTTTTAGCTTCACCAATAGgagatag gtTGATATCCGTAAAATGTGAACCACAAGGCAATGTCAGTGTGAGTATTGCACATTCACCAAAAAAAGACTTCTTTGGAGGGCAATTGGTAAAAGAAAGAAAATGGGAAAATTTAGGAGGTTCGTTTAAAAAAGTTAGGTGGGACAAAATGGAaggtaaaaactttttaaacaaaattgaacTTTTAATGGCTAGTTTAACCAATTCTACCTAA